Proteins encoded by one window of Melospiza georgiana isolate bMelGeo1 chromosome 18, bMelGeo1.pri, whole genome shotgun sequence:
- the PRODH gene encoding proline dehydrogenase 1, mitochondrial isoform X2, with amino-acid sequence MKMTFYGQFVAGEDQEAIKPLLRRNQAFGVGAVLDYSVEEDLGDGRSRTSAADKETGGAEKREKQYRVHLGFGDHRGGITGAHSYFYADEAKCDQHMETFLRCIDASRGSSEDGFCAIKMTALARPQFLVSFSEVLVKWRRFFHQMAAEEGQAGRAVLDTKLQVEKLQEALANLGIASKAEIQQWFTGENVGTSGTVDLLDWNRLLDSRTKLSKPLLIPNRKTGQPEPLLSRFGEEEEQQLKRVLQRMDVLARSAMEQGVRLMVDAEQSYFQPAISRLAVQTQRRFNRSQPVIYNTHQCYLREAYNNVTGDMELSHREGWHFGTKLVRGAYMEQERERAAQMGYEDPINPTYEKTNEMYHRCLDYVLEKIKQRWKASVMVATHNEDTVKFTLHRMKELGIHPSDKKVCFGQLLGMCDQITFPLGQAGFPVYKYVPFGPVKEVLPYLSRRAQENRGIMQRANRERDLLWKEVKRRLLSGNPFSP; translated from the exons ATGAAGATGACGTTCTACGGGCAGTTCGTGGCCGGGGAGGACCAGGAGGCCATCAAGCCGCTGCTCCGGCGGAACCAGGCCTTCGGCGTGGGCGCCGTGCTGGATTACAGCGTGGAGGAGGACCTGGGCGACGGGCG CTCCCGCACCTCTGCAGCCGACAAGGAGACGGGAG gagcagaaaaaagggagaagcaATACCGAGTGcatctgggatttggggatcaCCGTGGTGGAATCACTGGGGCCCACTCCTATTTCTACGCAGATGAGGCCAAGTGTGACCAGCACATGGAGACTTTCCTCCGCTGCATTGATGCCTCAA GGGGCTCCTCAGAGGACGGATTCTGTGCCATCAAGATGACAGCGCTGGCCAGACCCCAGTTCCTG gtgagTTTCTCAGAGGTGCTGGTGAAGTGGCGGAGGTTCTTCCACCAAATGGCTGCAGaggagggccaggctgggcGGGCAGTGCTGGACACAAAGCTGCAGGTGGAGAAGCTGCAG GAGGCACTGGCCAACCTCGGCATTGCAAGCAAGGCAGAGATCCAGCAGTGGTTCACAGGCGAGAACGTGGGCACCAGTGG cactgtggACCTGCTGGACTGGAACCGCCTGTTGGACAGCCGCACCAAGCTCTCCAAGCCTCTGCTCATCCCCAACAGGAAG ACTGGGCAGCCGGAGCCTCTGCTGTCGCGCTTtggcgaggaggaggagcagcagctgaagaggGTGCTGCAACGCATGGACGTCCTCGCGAGG AGTGCCATGGAGCAGGGCGTGAGGCTGATGGTGGACGCGGAGCAGAGCTACTTCCAGCCGGCCATCAGCCGCCTGGCGGTGCAGACGCAGCGCCGCTTCAacaggagccagcctgtcatCTACAACACCCACCAGTGCTACCTGAGG GAGGCTTACAACAACGTGACAGGGGACATGGAGCTGTCCCACCGCGAGGGCTGGCACTTCGGCACCAAGCTGGTGCGTGGTGCCTAcatggagcaggagagggagagggcagCTCAGATGGGCTACGAGGATCCCATCAACCCAACCTATGAGAAGACCAATGAGATGTACCACAG GTGCCTGGACTATGTCCTGGAGAAGATCAAGCAAAGGTGGAAAGCCAGCGTGATGGTGGCGACTCACAATGAGGACACCGTGAAGTTCACCCTGCACAG GATGAAGGAGCTGGGGATCCATCCCTCGGACAAGAAGGTGTGCTttgggcagctgctgggcatGTGTGACCAGATCACCTTCCCCCTGG ggcaggctggtTTCCCGGTGTACAAGTACGTGCCATTCGGGCCGGTGAAGGAGGTGCTGCCCTACCTGTCCCGCCGGGCGCAGGAGAACCGGGGCATCATGCAGCGGGCGAACCGCGAGCGGGACCTGCTCTGGAAAGAGGTCAAGCGGCGCCTCCTCTCAGGAAACCCCTTCAGCCCCTGA
- the PRODH gene encoding proline dehydrogenase 1, mitochondrial isoform X1, whose product MKMTFYGQFVAGEDQEAIKPLLRRNQAFGVGAVLDYSVEEDLGDGRSRTSAADKETGDEAKCDQHMETFLRCIDASRGSSEDGFCAIKMTALARPQFLVSFSEVLVKWRRFFHQMAAEEGQAGRAVLDTKLQVEKLQEALANLGIASKAEIQQWFTGENVGTSGTVDLLDWNRLLDSRTKLSKPLLIPNRKTGQPEPLLSRFGEEEEQQLKRVLQRMDVLARSAMEQGVRLMVDAEQSYFQPAISRLAVQTQRRFNRSQPVIYNTHQCYLREAYNNVTGDMELSHREGWHFGTKLVRGAYMEQERERAAQMGYEDPINPTYEKTNEMYHRCLDYVLEKIKQRWKASVMVATHNEDTVKFTLHRMKELGIHPSDKKVCFGQLLGMCDQITFPLGQAGFPVYKYVPFGPVKEVLPYLSRRAQENRGIMQRANRERDLLWKEVKRRLLSGNPFSP is encoded by the exons ATGAAGATGACGTTCTACGGGCAGTTCGTGGCCGGGGAGGACCAGGAGGCCATCAAGCCGCTGCTCCGGCGGAACCAGGCCTTCGGCGTGGGCGCCGTGCTGGATTACAGCGTGGAGGAGGACCTGGGCGACGGGCG CTCCCGCACCTCTGCAGCCGACAAGGAGACGGGAG ATGAGGCCAAGTGTGACCAGCACATGGAGACTTTCCTCCGCTGCATTGATGCCTCAA GGGGCTCCTCAGAGGACGGATTCTGTGCCATCAAGATGACAGCGCTGGCCAGACCCCAGTTCCTG gtgagTTTCTCAGAGGTGCTGGTGAAGTGGCGGAGGTTCTTCCACCAAATGGCTGCAGaggagggccaggctgggcGGGCAGTGCTGGACACAAAGCTGCAGGTGGAGAAGCTGCAG GAGGCACTGGCCAACCTCGGCATTGCAAGCAAGGCAGAGATCCAGCAGTGGTTCACAGGCGAGAACGTGGGCACCAGTGG cactgtggACCTGCTGGACTGGAACCGCCTGTTGGACAGCCGCACCAAGCTCTCCAAGCCTCTGCTCATCCCCAACAGGAAG ACTGGGCAGCCGGAGCCTCTGCTGTCGCGCTTtggcgaggaggaggagcagcagctgaagaggGTGCTGCAACGCATGGACGTCCTCGCGAGG AGTGCCATGGAGCAGGGCGTGAGGCTGATGGTGGACGCGGAGCAGAGCTACTTCCAGCCGGCCATCAGCCGCCTGGCGGTGCAGACGCAGCGCCGCTTCAacaggagccagcctgtcatCTACAACACCCACCAGTGCTACCTGAGG GAGGCTTACAACAACGTGACAGGGGACATGGAGCTGTCCCACCGCGAGGGCTGGCACTTCGGCACCAAGCTGGTGCGTGGTGCCTAcatggagcaggagagggagagggcagCTCAGATGGGCTACGAGGATCCCATCAACCCAACCTATGAGAAGACCAATGAGATGTACCACAG GTGCCTGGACTATGTCCTGGAGAAGATCAAGCAAAGGTGGAAAGCCAGCGTGATGGTGGCGACTCACAATGAGGACACCGTGAAGTTCACCCTGCACAG GATGAAGGAGCTGGGGATCCATCCCTCGGACAAGAAGGTGTGCTttgggcagctgctgggcatGTGTGACCAGATCACCTTCCCCCTGG ggcaggctggtTTCCCGGTGTACAAGTACGTGCCATTCGGGCCGGTGAAGGAGGTGCTGCCCTACCTGTCCCGCCGGGCGCAGGAGAACCGGGGCATCATGCAGCGGGCGAACCGCGAGCGGGACCTGCTCTGGAAAGAGGTCAAGCGGCGCCTCCTCTCAGGAAACCCCTTCAGCCCCTGA
- the SCARF2 gene encoding LOW QUALITY PROTEIN: scavenger receptor class F member 2 (The sequence of the model RefSeq protein was modified relative to this genomic sequence to represent the inferred CDS: inserted 2 bases in 1 codon), producing MVTFSLPDSRYPGLPDPRDNQNPELWDTHGCRTPGAAGSRETQTPETTRLLETPGALRLPNRRDSRAPVLPVRGPSPSRATAPPGLPGAAGPPGRAGSRDSASRPVPAALPTRRSLSGPSGRRCPGPGRRRRRPPEPGPPSGEPMRNFLAGGGAPPAAAERGAGEAAAERSQRGFRPXRAAAGTGGERGQRPALAGLCRLRLGPGAPPLMAARGLRPPRRARAGAALLPLLLLSVLGRGAAQELSPRGRNVCRAAGSSVLVCCQGWRQQGSECLIAVCEGNFTCKENEVCVRPGECRCRHGYFGANCDTKCPRQFWGPDCKEMCTCHPNGQCEDVTGQCTCNLNRWGPKCENICLCKHGKCDQRTGKCTCEPNWWGPQCSSSCYCSHNSQCDQQTGNCLCQPGWWGRGCNNQCSCNNSPCEQFTGRCQCRDRTFGPRCDRYCQCYKGKCNQVDGTCTCEPGYRGKYCREPCPAGFYGQGCRRRCGQCKSLQPCTVADGRCLTCEAGWNGTKCDQPCSPGFYGEGCEKLCPPCKDGHTCNHINGKCSHCNPGWIGDRCETKCRNGTYGENCAFVCSDCVNGQCHFETGQCLCHPGSHGTYCNLTCPPGRYGANCAEVCSCHDGACDPLTGACHMEANQRMGVIGAGALLALLLILLLSLLCCCCVCRKKDEASGSSQDPAAAKKPPRRLCGRFSRIGMKLPRIPLRRQKLPKVMVAHHDLENTLNCSFIEPPSVVEQPSPSWSSRGSFSSFDTTDEGPVYCVPHEESMGDSRDRGTPAGPGDKLVAPISGEEAGEYTFLKETGSVRAFPTDSSETPLLKSSDSERSSCGSGSAGAALYARVARLSKQSREEEDASAEPRSPGKPPSPERTKPRPPDPATKPKISWIHGRYGSGQSNSLPAPSQSPGQVAARSGSPEQGQGLAKRKRSPSETSAHVQGRAEEKGGARSKEKAQKQPKEPGVPEGKSSLFGEPQSPSKPRQRSKAGSEPMESINGAVQNAFRKMGAFQPERRAGDARDAPCSPGTSKPRSEPLHPQLASELAAQLKEKTQSLNKGDGGVRANGVGAQREKPTPPQKAKRSAAAGGQKTSKPLLPTSPHLQKLIPAAAETAAGEPKWMEKPSAGSGQDQTLPTEQTAKKTPIKKPPRKKSREASLEPPRAAAVPAQAVQ from the exons ATGGTCACATTCTCCCTG CCAGATTCCAGATACCCGGGACTGCCGGACCCCCGGGACAATCAAAACCCGGAGCTCTGGGACACCCACGGCTGTCGaactcctggagctgctggatccCGGGAGACCCAGACCCCGGAGACCACCAGACTGCTGGAGACTCCCGGGGCTCTGCGGCTTCCAAACCGCCGTGACAGCCGAGCCCCGGTGCTGCCGGTTCGCGGGCCGTCCCCATCCCGAGCCACGGCACCGCCGGGACTcccgggagctgcaggaccCCCGGGCCGCGCTGGAAGCCGGGACTCCGCATCCCGCCCGGTTCCAGCGGCGCTGCCCACCCGGCGGAGCCTCTCGGGGCCGTCggggcggcgctgcccggggccggggcggcggcggcggcggcccccgGAGCCTGGCCCGCCGTCAGGGGAACCAATGCGGAATTTCCTGGCTGGCGGCGGAGCCCCTCCCGCCGCCGCAGAGAGGGGCgcgggggaggcggcggcggagcgaTCGCAGCGCGGCTTCCGCCC CCGAGCGGCAGCGGGGACCGGCGGCGAGCgggggcagcgcccggcccTGGCGGGGCTGTGCCGGCTGCGGCTGGGCCCCGGCGCTCCGCCGCTGATGGCGGCCCGCGGGCTgcggccgccccgccgcgcccgggccggggccgcgctgctgccgctgctgctgctgtcggTGCTGGGGCGCGGAGCcgcccaggagctgagcccccGCGGCAGGAACGTCTGCAGGGCCGCCGG ctcctcagttcTCGtgtgctgccagggatggaggcaACAAGGGAGCGAGTGTTTAATAG CCGTGTGCGAGGGGAACTTCACCTGCAAGGAGAACGAGGTGTGCGTCAGGCCCGGCGAGTGCCGCTGCCGCCACGGCTACTTTGGTGCCAACTGCGACACCA AGTGCCCCCGGCAGTTCTGGGGTCCCGACTGCAAGGAGATGTGCACCTGCCATCCCAATGGGCAGTGCGAGGACGTGACGGGCCAGTGCACCTGCAACCTCAACCGCTGGGGCCCCAAGTGCGAGAACATCTGCCTCTGCAAGCACGGCAAGTGCGACCAGAGGACGGGCAAATGCACCTGCGAGCCCAACTGGTGGGGCCCGcagtgctccagctcctgctacTGCAGCCACAACTCCCAGTGTGACCAGCAGACAGGCAACTGCCTGTGCCAGCCGGGCTGGTGGGGCCGTGGCTGCAACAACCAGTGCTCCTGCAACAACTCGCCCTGCGAGCAGTTCACGGGGCGCTGCCAGTGCCGGGACAGGACCTTCGGGCCCCGCTGCGACCGCTACTGCCAGTGCTACAAGGGCAAGTGCAACCAGGTGGACGGGACCTGCACCTGCGAGCCGGGCTACCGGGGCAAGTACTGCCGCGAGCCGTGTCCGGCCGGCTTCTAcggccagggctgcaggaggcg GTGTGGGCAGTGCAAGAGCCTGCAGCCGTGCACCGTGGCCGATGGGCGCTGCCTGACGTGCGAGGcgggctggaatggcaccaagTGTGACCAGCCCTGCTCACCCGGCTTCTACGGAGAGGGCTGCGAGAAGCTCTGTCCCCCCTGCAAGGATGGCCACACCTGCAATCACATCAATGGCAAATGCTCCCACTGCAATCCAGGCTGGATCGGAGACCG GTGTGAAACCAAGTGCCGGAACGGGACATATGGGGAGAACTGCGCCTTCGTCTGCAGCGACTGCGTCAATGGCCAGTGCCACTTCGAGACTGGGCAGTGCCTCTGCCACCCCGGCTCCCATGGCACATA cTGTAACCTGACGTGCCCTCCCGGACGCTACGGAGCCAACTGTGCTGAGGTCTGCAGCTGCCACGACGGTGCCTGCGACCCCCTGACGGGCGCCTGCCACATGG AAGCCAACCAGAGGATGGGGGTGATCGGGGCTGGGGCCCTCCTGGCGCTGctgctcatcctgctgctctccctgctctgctgctgctgcgtgtGCCGCAAGAAGGACGAGGCCAGCGG ctccagccaggacccagcagcagccaagaagCCTCCAAGGCGTTTGTGTGGGCGGTTCAGCCGGATCGGGATGAAGCTCCCACGCATCCCCCTGCGCCGCCAGAAGCTGCCCAAGGTCATGG TGGCCCACCATGACCTGGAAAACACCCTGAACTGCAGCTTCATCGAGCCACCCTCAGTGGTGGAGCAGCCTTCCCCATCGTGGTCGTCCCGcggctccttctcctcctttgaCACCACGGACGAGGGCCCTGTGTACTGTGTGCCCCATGAAG AGAGCATGGGcgacagcagggacagagggacacccgccggccccggggacAAGCTGGTAGCCCCAATCAGCGGGGAGGAAGCAGGAGAATACACGTTCCTGAAGGAGACGGGCTCTGTCAGAGCCTTCCCGACCGACAGCAGCGAGACCCCCCTGCTCAAGTCCTCGGACAGCGAGCGCTCCTCCTGCGGCTCGGGCTCGGCCGGCGCCGCGCTCTACGCCAGGGTCGCCCGCCTCTCCAAGCAGTccagggaggaagaggatgcCAGCGCggagccccgcagccccgggaaGCCGCCGTCCCCGGAAAGGACCAAGCCCCGTCCTCCAGACCCGGCCACAAAGCCCAAAATCTCCTGGATCCACGGCAGGTACGGCTCTGGCCAGTCCAACTCGCTGCCGGCGCCCAGCCAGTCCCCAGGGCAAGTGGCCGCCCGCTCCGGCAGCCCCGAGCAAGGCCAGGGCTTGGCCAAGAGGAAGAGGAGTCCGAGCGAGACGTCGGCCCATGTGCAGGGCAGAGCGGAGGAGAAGGGCGGTGCCCGGAGCAAGGAGAAAGCGCAGAAGCAACCGAAGGAGCCCGGCGTCCCCGAGGGCAAATCCAGCCTCTTCGGGGAGCCGCAGTCACCCTCCAAACCCAGGCAGAGGAGCAAAGCCGGCTCCGAGCCGATGGAGAGCATCAACGGGGCGGTGCAGAACGCCTTCCGAAAGATGGGCGCCTTCCAGCCGGAGCGGCGCGCCGGGGACGCCAGGGATGCTCCTTGCAGCCCCGGCACCAGCAAACCGCGCTCCGAGCCGCTGCATCCCCAGCTGGCCTCCGAGCTGGCCGcccagctgaaggaaaagaCTCAGAGCCTCAACAAGGGGGACGGAGGCGTCCGGGCGAACGGGGTCGGTGCCCAGCGGGAGAAGCCCACCCCTCCGCAGAAAGCCAAGCGCTCGGCGGCCGCCGGCGGCCAGAAGACCAGCAAACCCTTGCTGCCCACCTCTCCCCATCTGCAAAAACTGATCCCTGCGGCCGCCGAGACGGCAGCCGGGGAGCCCAAGTGGATGGAGAAGCCAAGTGCCGGCAGCGGCCAGGATCAGACTCTCCCCACTGAGCAGACAGCCAAGAAAACCCCCATTAAGAAGCCTCCCAGGAAGAAGAGCCGGGAAGCGAGCCTGGAGCcgcccagggcagctgctgtgcctgctcaggCAGTGCAGTGA